GAGGGAACCATGAACACTAGCCCCCGGTGCGCGGCGTGCGGCATGCCGATGAGTCAGCCCTCTCAACATGGCAATGCCGACCCCACCAACGCGTACTGCATCTACTGCACCGATCTGGCTGGTAACCTCAAACCCCGGAATGAAATCCGGGAAGGCATGATCCAATACACCATGAAGCTGGAGAACTGGTCGCGCCAACAGGCCGAGGTCGAAGTCGACAGGCAGATGTCCCGCCTCCCGGCCTGGCTTGGCGTTGTATGATCGGTCACGTACCTCGCCAGCTTCCTCTCAATCGCCCCCCTGCCCGAATCGGTCAGGGGGGTTCTTCTTTGTTGCCCGCCGTAGGTTCTTGTGCTCCCCCACCCGAAGGGAGAGTCGATCGGGCGGCCATCACTAAACATGGCGAGAGTATCTGTCTTCGGGAGGGCGAGCGTCCCGGCGAGCCGTCTTGCTCTCCAAAGAGATGCGGCTCAGAGTGATTGGTGGGCAGAGCCCACCCTTGTATCTCATACCGTATGCGTGCGTCCTTGTCCACTGAGATGAGTTTGGCGGTGATGAGATCGTCCCACCCTGGGGCCGTGAGAGCCCGTCATGTAGCTGGATCCGTCACCGCTTCCAT
This genomic stretch from Candidatus Zixiibacteriota bacterium harbors:
- a CDS encoding zinc ribbon domain-containing protein; the encoded protein is MNTSPRCAACGMPMSQPSQHGNADPTNAYCIYCTDLAGNLKPRNEIREGMIQYTMKLENWSRQQAEVEVDRQMSRLPAWLGVV